The window CGGACTTTACTGTAGACAATCGGCTGAGTGGTATCAGGGTCGTCCATCTCATTATGGCCATGACGGCGGTAGCCGATCAGGTCAATTACGAAATCCTTTTTGAACAGATTGCGGTAGCTACTTGCCAGACGGACGGCTGAGATACAGGCTTCCGGATCATCGGCGTTGACATGCACAATCGGAATTTCATAGCCCTTAGCCAGGTCGCTGGCATAGTGGGTAGATCTGGAATCCTCGCTTTCCGTCGTAAAGCCAATCCGGTTATTGACGATAATATGCAGGGTGCCGCCATTCTGATAACCTTTCAATTTGCCGATATTAAGTGTTTCCGCAACGATACCCTCACCCGGGAAAGCGGCATCCCCGTGCATAAGAACAGCCATAGCTTTACTCGTGTCCAGCTTCGGCAATCCCGGTGTGCTCCGGTCCTCCTGGGCAGCACGGGTGAAGCCTTCAACCACGGGATTCACGAATTCCAAATGGCTCGGGTTGTTGGCCAGCGTGATCCGCGTACGCACGGTTTCTCCCTGTCTTACTGCACGGTCTGCACCAAGATGGTACTTCACATCGCCGGTCCAGCCGTAGTTGATGCCCATGGAACCTTCGGATGGAAACAGCTCTTTATTCGGGGAGTGATGGAACTCTGAGAAAATAATATCATACGGTTTGCCCAGAATGTGAGCCAATACATTCAGGCGTCCGCGGTGAGCCATCCCCATCAGGATATGCTCTGCACCGTCATGGGCGGCCGCACGCACGACTTCATCCAGCATCGGTACCAGGGCGTCATTGCCTTCCAGGCTGAAGCGTTTCTGGCCGACAAAGGTTTTGTGCAGGAAGGTCTCGAACTGTTCCACCTGAATCAGCCGGTTCAGCAGCTCCTTACGTTCACTGTTGTTCAGGGGAGCAGGGGAGCTTGTGGATTCCGCCTGACTGTTCAGCCAGCGCAGCTCCTTCTCGTCATGCACATGCCCGAATTCATAGGCGATAGTCCGGGTATAGGCCTGAAGCATGCGCTGAACGGCATCCCATGCGGTCTTGACATCTCCCGGAGCGTTCTCCCAGATCAGCGAAGCAGGCAACGCCATCAGATCTTCACGGGTCAAATCATAGGTTTTATAATCCAGCCACTGGGCCATAGGGTTCTCCCCCCGGTCCAGCGGATCAATGTTGGCGGCCCGATGGCCATGTATGCGAATATTAGCGATCAGCTTCGAGGCTCTTACAGCCTTTTTCAGCCACTCTGCATCTCCTGATACGGAAGGCTGCGGTACCTGGGTCGTATCCGGATCCAGTGGAGGAGGGCCGGAGGTGGTAAAAAGATCGCGGTAGTTAGGTTCTACTGAAGATGGATCATTAACGAACTGCTCATATTTCTCTTGAATATAACCCAAATTCGGTCCGTAATAATTGCTCCAAACGGATTCATTATAAGGTCCTTTGGCTGCCATGAATACATCCTCCTAACGGATGAACCCCACATGCGCCCAAACAGCACCGGCGTTAGGTGGAGCTACGATGTTTGCGGTTTCATTCCTTATCCTATTGTGCTACTTTAGGGGCGGCTAATCAATTCATACTTTGATCTATTCCGTTCGCAAAACGGCATGATTCAGCCTACAATTGATGCGGAACGATCATATGTTTTTTTAGTGTTTAAAATTCTAAAAAATGGGTATATGGTTTAATAAATATCTAGGAAAATAGTTTCATATCCGTTTAGGTCCTAAGGGGTAGAATGGAGTGAATGCCTATTTGAGTTACACAAATTATTACAAATTCAAGCTGCTTTTTTCAAATTCTTTTCATTTAAAATTTCCACAAAGCGACACATTTTTTGAGCAAGGCATTATATAATGTTATTGCGGATAACGGTTTCATGAATTCTAGCCAGATCCTTTCATGTGAAGGATCCAGTAAAGGGTAAACCTCGCCGAAAGGCAGGGACACAAAGTCTCGGGTCTAATGTAGAAATACTACGACGGCCGGACTGCCTGGGGACGCAAAATCTTAGGAGGAGATTTCTTGGATATGTCCAACCAGGGGAATGATGGGGAACTGCAGGCAGTTGATCTGGATTTAGAATGGGTATATTTGATGATGTCGGCTAAGAAGGCCGGCCTCAAGGTGGATGAGATCCGCCAGTTTTTAAGTGAAAAAACGTTGCAGGTAATGTGAGATGGGGCTGACCGGACGATACATACAGAAAAGGGCACAGCGAAAGAGATGCTGTGCCCTTTTCTGTATGGCCGGGAAGGGGAGCGTCACTTAATCCTTCTGCTCCAGCCGCCATTTCTGATAATCCAGAAATTCCTTGAATTCCCGTTTACTTATCCCTGAAGCCATAGCTTCCTGTACGAGCCGGAACCATTCTCCGTCGAGTGAAGCCTCCTGTGATTCCAGGGGTTCGCCATACAGCAGTGCATGAATAGATACCTGAAGCGCATCGGCGATCTTTTCGATGAATTGGATAGAGGGGTTGGATTGAATATTTCTTTCCACATTGCTTAGGTATGATTTCGCCACGTCAGCCTTGTCCGCCAGCTCAGATAAAGACAAACCCTTTTCCAAACGGAGATGGTGGATACGACTTCCCATATTATCTGGCACGATTAAAACGCCCCTCCGTTACTTTTTGTTATCAGTATAGCAAATTTTCTCATAGCGGACAAAAATCATTGTTTGATCGTCATCAGCTGAGGTCCCGTCTATAAAAAAGGCATATCCAGCCCGGGTTAGGGAAGGATATGCCTTTTTGGTAAGCTTACCTCGACTATTTAAGTTCTCCTAAACCTTGTTTAGCATTGAAGGTCCAGGTAAGGTCCAGTTTATCTCCCTGGAATACGTTCTGATCCTGACCGTTGTCTACAAAGACGAAGGCTACCTTGAAGACCTTGGATTGTCCGGCTGTGATACCGCCAGGCAGAGCGCCGGTGCTGATCAAATCATAGTTAGCCGTATTTTTCAGATCCTTCAGGGAGATTTCCCCGATGACAAAATTGGTGATGTCGCCGCTGACATAAGTATCCTTGAGAAGTTTGACTTTGAAATGGTCACCCAGATCCTGTCCCGCGTTATTCGTACCGGCATCGGTTACCGTGTAAGCGCTAGCCAGTTTCAGCTCCTTGATATCGAGTGAGCCGCTGTTTTGCAGAGTGAAGTTACGGACGGCGATGTCACCAGGCTTGAGGTTGCTGAGGTTAACGATTTCCGACGGGCTGGTATTCAGATCCAGTGTTCCTGCTGCGAAGGTAGCTGTGCTCTGCGCAGTATCGCTGAAGTAAGCGAACGTTCCTCCTCCGATTAAAGACAATCCCAGTGCCGCCGATGCAATACCCAGACCCAGTGTTTTTTTGATACCCATAATATAAATTCCTCCTCGGTTATGTTTTTATTATTGAATAGCAGGGTTTACTTGAATTCGCCGGCTCCCTGGCTGGCTTCGAAGTTCCAGGTAAGCTTCAGCTTATCGCCTTGGTAATAGTTTTGCGGCTGGAAGTTTTCTTTGAAGGCAAATTGAACGGTGAGCTTATCCTCGGTACCCGCTTTAATGCCTGATTTTTCCCCTCCAAGCAGCGTACCCAGTATTTTTCTGGCTACGAGATCCGGGCTCTGGCTCTCCAGATCGGCGAGCGAAATGATAAGAACCTCCGGCTGTTTTTTGTCGTTGTTATTCAGGAAAGTAACGATAATATCATCCTTCAGATTATGGCTGCCGTTGTTGTTGTTCGTGTCCGTCACTGCGGATGAAGTCTTCAGCAAGACCTTGGGAATGTCGAGGGAGCCGTCATTTTTCAGTTTGAAATCTCTGGTGATCAGATCGCCAGGCTTCAGATTGCTGAGATCAACAATGACAGCAGGGTCAGAGGTGAGGCTAAGAGTTCCGTTGTTAAATGCAGCTGTGCTCTGGGCGGAATCGCTAAAGTAAGCGAAAGTGCCTCCGCCGACAAGTGTCAGGCCAAGCGCTGCGGAAGCAACGCCGAGACCCAGTGTTTTTTTAATATTCATTTGTTCATCCCTCTCTCATAGATCTTTTTGGCAACAGGTGTACCTTTAATTATTGTGACTCCGCGTTTCGTAAACGGGAGATAACAATCAGTTATTGAAGCGGCATGGTTTCGGGGCCTGCCGGCGCGGCTGCGGCGCTTTTCTTTTCAAGTGCGGAAACGGCCTTCCAGGAGGTATAGAGTGCATAGAGCAGCAGCAGGAGACCCGGTATGATCATCAGCATGACACTGCCTGCCTTCGAAACCGCGAAATTCATCGCGTACCCCACATAAGGAACCGTTACTCCGGTATATTGCCCTACGACATTCGTTGAGCTGACCGCAGCCGAATCCGCAGCATCATTGTTATCGCCTTTGGTTGTGTAGGTGGCCTCACCCGTGGCAGTGTTTACAGTGGCGTCGATAACCCGGTGGGTGATCAGAATATTCTCAGGATTCATAAATGTGATGACGTCGCCCTTTTGGAAGCGGGTCATATCGCCGCCAGGCTTGATAGCAACGATGGAGCCGGTATGGATGCCGGGTTCCATGGAGCCGGATAAGACGGTTTTGATCTGATAGCCGAAGAAAGCCGGTTCGCCGCCGGAAGCTTTGGAGATCACTACGGCAACCACCACAAGCAGGAAAACAAGGGACATCAGCAGGGTCAGTGCTGTACTGACTATTTTTTTAATACGCATTATTCATCGCCGCCTTTACTGGGTTCTGTGACCGGAACGGGAGAAGCTGCGGGAAGTTCCGGTACGGTATTGTCATTTTCGGTTATGTCCTGAACAGGCACTGCTGCCGGTGTTGGAGATGGATCGGGTGTATCCGCGCCGGAAGCAGGGGCGTCTGGGGCGGCAGTGTCTGGGATGGCCGCGTCTGGAGCGGCGCTGTTGTCCGGCGCCGGCTTATCCTCTACAGGCTTATCTTCTGCCGGCTTGCCGTTGTCCGGCACCGCAGGGACGGTTATCTCTGGGTGTCCTTCTCCCGCTTCAACAACCGGGGTCTTGTCATCAGCAGGATCTTTATCGTCCTGCTTGCCGTCGTCAGCTTTTTCCGCCAATGCTTCTTCCTGAAGCTTTGCCTTGGCATCTGTGATTTCCAGCTGCTGATTGTGCAGACTGCTTACTGCCGAGGACAGGCTGCTCCGGGTAGAGGTCAGATCAGCATTCAGCTGCTCATAGGCCGCCTGCAATTCGGCAGAAACATCAGGCTGTGCTTCATATGCTTTGGCCACGAAGTCAAGCAGCCCGCTGCCGCCGGAAAAGCGGGAGTGTTCCTGCCCGAGGAATCCGCGGTCAGGATTGCCTGGCGGCAGCGCACTGCCGGCTGTATGAATGGAGTTCAGATAGTCCATAATTTGGTTGTAAGTATCCTTGAGCGGTTCGGACAATACTCCGCTTTGGGCTGAATCCTGTTGCATTTGCCCGAAGATCTGTGCATCACGGATTTCCAGACAATTGGGTTCAAGTTGGAGCATATAACCCCAGGCCTGATGCAGAATAGCTGCCGCATTGCTGGCCTCCTGCAAAATCTGCTGCCAGATCCCGAAGTTGGTGTTGAGCTGTGCATCTATTGCCGCAATGGCGGAATTGGCAGAGGAAATCTGTGCTGCTACAAGCTCTTCAGCCTGATCCAGCTCATCCTGAGACAGTGCTGAGAGGTCCGCGGGACCTGTGAACTCTCCGGCCGTGCTGTGGCTGGCAAGAGAAGACTTAAGCTCGATGATTCTGTGGATGTGCCCGGACAGCTCCGAGAGCAGCTGTTCAATCTGTCCCGGGAAGACGGAACAGAGCTCTATGCTGCTGGTTTGCTGCAGCGAGGTATTGTACTCTCCGTAGGTGCTGCCGATCTGACCGGAGGTGTACAGGACAAGAACGGATACAGCCACACCGGATTGCAGAATACGAAGCCCGGTTTTACTTGGTTTTTTTTTACGCCGTCTGGCGGATCTGGGGTACAAAGGCTAGCCCCCTCTCATGGCTTTACAATCATTCATTCGTTATATTCGTTCTTTATTAAGAACAATTTGATAAGGAAATCATACACCGTCTTCCGGGCAAAAGAAAAATGTGAATTAAGCTTAAAAGTTCTTAATAACGTACAATAATGAAGTGTTATCTTTGTATTACTGCTAGTATCGCTGTTTTACGCAAAATATTCTTTATAAAGAACAATGATTCGCACCTCGCAGATCGCCAATAACGCAAAGCAGCGGTCCTCCAATACCTGGAGAACCGCTGCTTTGTTTCGATAGATTATTCTATATGTCCGGATTTGTTTCAAGCGTAGGAGAGTTGTGTGTTCGGCCGGCCGGTTAGGGAAGCTTTTCTCCGCGTGAGCTTACATACAGGTCATACCATTCCTTGCGGGTCAGCTCCAGCTTGTCCGCACCTGCGCAGGCGGCAATCCGCTGCGGATTCACCGTTCCGATGACTGGCTGAATGGCCGCCGGATGGGTCATCAGCCAGGACAGGACGATGGCCTCAGGCGTTGTATTCTTCTGCCGGGCGAGCTCCTTGACCAGCGCGGCCGTATTCACGACATTCTCCGGCTGGCCTTCGAGTGAACGCCCGCTGAAGCCTCCTTGCGCCAGCGGCCCCCAGGCCTGCAGCTGGATGTTCTCCATGCGGCAGTATTCTATGGTTCCCTCCGGAAAGGTAATATCCTTCCAAGGCTCGCGGTTCACGCTGACCATGGCATCAAGCCAGCTGATCTTGGCCAGACTCATATGCAGCTGGTTGACGATAAAGGGTTCGTCACAGTAATGCTGGAGCAGCCTGATCTGAGCAGCGCTCATATTGGAGACCCCGAAGTGGCGCACTTTTCCTGCAGCTTTGAGCTGATGCAAAGCTTCGGCTACTTCTTCGGGGTCCATCAGCGGATCAGGACGGTGCAGCAGCAGGATATCAATATAGTCTGTCCCGAGGCGGGATAAGGTTCCGTCGACACTCTTTAGAATATGCTCTCTGGAAATATCGAACGTATTAGTGGTCTCCCCCGGTTCAATCAGCTTGATGCCGCATTTGGATTGTATAATGATCTCCTCACGCAGTCCCGGCCGGTCTTTAAAAATCTGCCCGAATACCTTCTCCGCCTTACCGCGGGTATAAATATCGGCATGATCAAAAAAATTGATGCCGATCGACAGAGCAGCTTCAACGGCTTCATGTCC of the Paenibacillus pedocola genome contains:
- a CDS encoding 2-oxoglutarate dehydrogenase E1 component; its protein translation is MAAKGPYNESVWSNYYGPNLGYIQEKYEQFVNDPSSVEPNYRDLFTTSGPPPLDPDTTQVPQPSVSGDAEWLKKAVRASKLIANIRIHGHRAANIDPLDRGENPMAQWLDYKTYDLTREDLMALPASLIWENAPGDVKTAWDAVQRMLQAYTRTIAYEFGHVHDEKELRWLNSQAESTSSPAPLNNSERKELLNRLIQVEQFETFLHKTFVGQKRFSLEGNDALVPMLDEVVRAAAHDGAEHILMGMAHRGRLNVLAHILGKPYDIIFSEFHHSPNKELFPSEGSMGINYGWTGDVKYHLGADRAVRQGETVRTRITLANNPSHLEFVNPVVEGFTRAAQEDRSTPGLPKLDTSKAMAVLMHGDAAFPGEGIVAETLNIGKLKGYQNGGTLHIIVNNRIGFTTESEDSRSTHYASDLAKGYEIPIVHVNADDPEACISAVRLASSYRNLFKKDFVIDLIGYRRHGHNEMDDPDTTQPIVYSKVRNHPTVYKVYAERLQSEKIISAEDVQRMNAEAESVLQAAFESMKEGKHKNAESKTAVALDVESKAPRTTAVPLSSLQEINQELLTAPRGFKVYPKLERILQRRKDALKDGERVDWALAETLAFATILKDGTPIRLSGQDSQRGTFAHRHLVLHDSETGALFSPLHQLTSSSASFGVYNSPLSEASVLGYEYGYNVFAPETFVLWEAQYGDFANAAQVIIDQFISAGRAKWTQRSNLAILLPHGYEGQGPEHSSGRLERFLQLSAEENWTVANLTTAAQYFHLLRRQAALCGQPDAKPLVIMAPKSLIRNTRSTSPGSELASGGFQAVLPEPLLGSKPAEVKRLVVCSGKVAIDLQTELEAAGDRDWSWLHILRLEQLYPFPERELAAHLNSFRSLQEIIWVQEEPKNMGAWSYTEPRLRNIAPQNVSVQYIGRPERSSPASGYADVHSFEQRRIVTEALKSNSQVQAPVPSS
- a CDS encoding anti-repressor SinI family protein, encoding MSNQGNDGELQAVDLDLEWVYLMMSAKKAGLKVDEIRQFLSEKTLQVM
- a CDS encoding helix-turn-helix domain-containing protein, whose translation is MGSRIHHLRLEKGLSLSELADKADVAKSYLSNVERNIQSNPSIQFIEKIADALQVSIHALLYGEPLESQEASLDGEWFRLVQEAMASGISKREFKEFLDYQKWRLEQKD
- a CDS encoding TasA family protein; protein product: MGIKKTLGLGIASAALGLSLIGGGTFAYFSDTAQSTATFAAGTLDLNTSPSEIVNLSNLKPGDIAVRNFTLQNSGSLDIKELKLASAYTVTDAGTNNAGQDLGDHFKVKLLKDTYVSGDITNFVIGEISLKDLKNTANYDLISTGALPGGITAGQSKVFKVAFVFVDNGQDQNVFQGDKLDLTWTFNAKQGLGELK
- a CDS encoding TasA family protein — translated: MNIKKTLGLGVASAALGLTLVGGGTFAYFSDSAQSTAAFNNGTLSLTSDPAVIVDLSNLKPGDLITRDFKLKNDGSLDIPKVLLKTSSAVTDTNNNNGSHNLKDDIIVTFLNNNDKKQPEVLIISLADLESQSPDLVARKILGTLLGGEKSGIKAGTEDKLTVQFAFKENFQPQNYYQGDKLKLTWNFEASQGAGEFK
- the sipW gene encoding signal peptidase I SipW, with product MRIKKIVSTALTLLMSLVFLLVVVAVVISKASGGEPAFFGYQIKTVLSGSMEPGIHTGSIVAIKPGGDMTRFQKGDVITFMNPENILITHRVIDATVNTATGEATYTTKGDNNDAADSAAVSSTNVVGQYTGVTVPYVGYAMNFAVSKAGSVMLMIIPGLLLLLYALYTSWKAVSALEKKSAAAAPAGPETMPLQ
- a CDS encoding aldo/keto reductase, whose amino-acid sequence is MLRTLPLNKRGIPASRIALGCMGLGGGWDHEPITAENIKQGHEAVEAALSIGINFFDHADIYTRGKAEKVFGQIFKDRPGLREEIIIQSKCGIKLIEPGETTNTFDISREHILKSVDGTLSRLGTDYIDILLLHRPDPLMDPEEVAEALHQLKAAGKVRHFGVSNMSAAQIRLLQHYCDEPFIVNQLHMSLAKISWLDAMVSVNREPWKDITFPEGTIEYCRMENIQLQAWGPLAQGGFSGRSLEGQPENVVNTAALVKELARQKNTTPEAIVLSWLMTHPAAIQPVIGTVNPQRIAACAGADKLELTRKEWYDLYVSSRGEKLP